The genomic region CTCAGGGGCGAGCCTGTTCACAAGCTCCAAGGCCGTGACCTCGTCCGGCGTCACCACGATGGCGCCCCACTCCTCCAGGGCCTGGCGGGCGATGTCCGAGCGCGGCAGGGCTTCGGTCTGCGTTTCCAGTTCGCCGGCAAGTTCTTCGGCAAAGGCCTCGTTCCAGGTGATGCAGATTGCGGAGGCCAGGGCGTCGTGTTCGGCCTGGGAGAGCATGTCCGCCGCGACCCACGCGGCCTTGCCGGCCTTGCCGTCGGCGACAACGGATATCTCGCTGGGGCCGGCTATCATATCGATGCCGACGTGGCCGATGAGCAGCCGCTTGGCAGTGGTCAGATAAATGTTGCCCGGACCGGCGATGACGTCCACGGCCGGGATGATATTCGTGCCGTAGGCGAACGCGGCTGCGGCCCAGGCGCTGCCCATGCGGTATATTTCGGTGACGCCGAGAATCCTAGCCGCGCCGAGGATGTACGGGTTGAGCGAACCGTCCTTGCGGGGCGGGCTGGCCACGGCGATGCGCTCCACACCTGCCACCTGTGCGGGCACGGCGTTCATGAGCAGGCTGGAGATGAGCGGCGTTTCTCCGCCCTGGCCTCCGGGTACGTAGAGGCCGACGCGGTCCACGGGACTGACGATCTGGCCGAGGATGGTGCCGTCCTGGCTGGTGGTCCACCAGGATCGCTCCA from Oceanidesulfovibrio indonesiensis harbors:
- the hisD gene encoding histidinol dehydrogenase; translation: MSVNRWRYPQETTWKDIQDRLAGRMNPENVVEERVRAILQDVADRGDEAVAEYTRRFDCESFETAMIRVPDEEVESALDNTDPRFIKDMEIVRESAERIRKFHEAQLERSWWTTSQDGTILGQIVSPVDRVGLYVPGGQGGETPLISSLLMNAVPAQVAGVERIAVASPPRKDGSLNPYILGAARILGVTEIYRMGSAWAAAAFAYGTNIIPAVDVIAGPGNIYLTTAKRLLIGHVGIDMIAGPSEISVVADGKAGKAAWVAADMLSQAEHDALASAICITWNEAFAEELAGELETQTEALPRSDIARQALEEWGAIVVTPDEVTALELVNRLAPEHLELMVEDPWSMLGRIRHAGAIFMGTHTPEPVGDYFAGPNHVLPTNGTARFSSALSVADFCKKSSVIAASPGYLDAHGEKVARFARLEGLEAHARSVESRFK